Within Candidatus Polarisedimenticolia bacterium, the genomic segment GATGCTGCTCGCCTGCGGGCCGAGTGGATCCCGAAGGCGCGCGGCAAGGTTCTGGAAATCGGCATCGGTTCCGGGCTGAATCTCCCCTTTTACTCATCGGAGGTGGAGCAGATCGTTGGAGTCGATCCATCCCCAGAGCTCAAGGAAATGGCGCGAAAGCGGGCCGCGGGCACCTCGTTGCGCGTCGACCTCCTGCTCCAGTCGGCGGAGAGATCTATCCCGCTCGAAAGCGCCGGCTTCGACACGGCGGTCACGAGCTGGAGCCTTTGCTCCATCCCCGATGCCTCGTCCGCGCTCGAAGAGGTCCGGCGCATCCTGAAGCCCGACGGGCGTCTGCTATTCCTGGAGCATGGTCGCGACCGCGACGCGGGGGTCGCGGCCTGGCAGGACCGCCTGACTCCCATTTGGAAGCGCGCGGGCGGCGGCTGCCATCTGAATCGCCGCATCGACATCTTGATCCAAAATGCGGGATTTCGAATCGAGGAGCTGCGGACCGCCTACCTGCCGGGACCACGCCCGATGACCTATACCTACCAGGGAGTTGCGTC encodes:
- a CDS encoding class I SAM-dependent methyltransferase, encoding MGFYARYVLPRLIDLAMRNKDAARLRAEWIPKARGKVLEIGIGSGLNLPFYSSEVEQIVGVDPSPELKEMARKRAAGTSLRVDLLLQSAERSIPLESAGFDTAVTSWSLCSIPDASSALEEVRRILKPDGRLLFLEHGRDRDAGVAAWQDRLTPIWKRAGGGCHLNRRIDILIQNAGFRIEELRTAYLPGPRPMTYTYQGVAS